GTGCAAAGCCAATAGTTGACGCAGTTAAAAAGGGAGCAAAAGAAATTATTCCAGAGGAACATCCAGAGACAATAGCAACAGCAATAAGGATTGGAAATCCAGTAAATGCACCAAAGGCATTGGATGCAATATACTCATCAGGAGGAACAGCAGAATCTGTCACAGATGAGGAAATAATACACGCTCAAAAATTATTAGCAAGAACAGAGGGGATTTTTGTTGAGCCAGCGTCTGCCTCATCAATCGCTGGTTTGATAAAATTGTTAGACATGGGTGTTATTGATAGGGATGAGAGAATTGTCTGTATAACAACAGGACATGGATTAAAAGACCCAGATGCGGCAATAAGGGCAAGTGAAAAACCAATTGAAATTGAATGTGACATAAAAGTTTTAGAAAAATTGTTGATGGAATTGTAATAGATTTCCTTTGTAAAAGTTAAAAGAAGATAGACATCCTTAAAATTCAAAATGGGTTAATTAACAATAACTTAATAAACTTAAATTAGGAGTTTGTCAATTTCTAACGCATCCAATATTAAAAATAAAAAAAGAGGTGAGATAGATGGTAGAGAAAGTTATAAAAGGTAGGGCATGGGTGTTTGGAGATAACATTGATACAGATGCAATATTGCCAGCAAGATATTTAGTATATACAACAGAAGAAGAACTTGCAAAATTCGCTATGACTGGGGCAGATCCTGATTTTCCAAAAAAAGTTAAAAAAGGAGACATCATTGTTGGAGGTAAAAACTTCGGTTGTGGTTCAAGTAGAGAACACGCTCCAATTGGATTAAAAGGAGCTGGAATATCATTAGTTATTGCTGAGAGTTTTGCAAGGATTTTCTATAGAAATGCAATAAACATTGGATTACCTTTATTAGAATGTAAAGACATAACAAAACACGTTAAAGAAGGAGATATATTAGAGGTGGATTTAGACAAAGGTATAATAAAGAACTTAACTACTGGAGAGGAGTTAAAAGCACAAAAACTCCCAGAATTCATGATGGAAATCTTGAACGATGGGGGATTAATGCCACACTTGAAGAAAAAATTAGGATTGGCATAAATAATAATTTTTTAAGATTTATCAATTTTTATTCTTTTTATCTTTTTGAGTATAAGTTTTTTTGATTTTTATTTATACATTTAAATGTTTAGATTTTTGATTAATGCTCATCCGCAAACATCATTACTTATAGCAAACAAGTTTTACCATTGATAATTTTTATATGCTACCTGCAAAACCACAATAACAACACATCATTTATATGAGTAATCTTGAATGAACATGAGTGTTAAGATTTAAAGCCCAATCTAATCTTATGGATTATGACTTCTGCTTTTTTTACTATTTCATAAGGTATTGGGATGTTGTTTTCCACCCTGTATTTTACCGCTTCTTTTAGTTTTAGTAGTTCCTCTTTAACCTCTCCTTTTGCATAGTGGATTAAATCTCCAATGTATTTGTATGCTTCCACTCCGTTGTTGATTTTTAGGTTTAATAGTATTAAGTCCCCGCAGTAATAGGCACTTCTTGAAAAGTCCTTTGTAGTTATGGATTTAGACAACTCCTCTTTAAATGTGATTTGTAAATATTTCGCTAAATCTTTTTGTAATTCTAATACAGATTGGTATCTATCCTCTGGTTTTTTATTCAGGCATTTAAGGATTATTTTATTCAGTGTGTCATCTATCTCTGGGTTTATTTCCTTTGGCGGTGTTGGTTTCTTTGTTAAAATGTTCATATCAATTTCCCTTAAATTATCTCCTTTAAACGGTAGTTGATTAGTTGTTAATTGATAAAAGATAACTCCCAACTGCCAAATATCCGTTCTTTCGTCTTCTATTTCCTTACGTATTTGCTCCGGTGCTGCGTAGTAAGGAGTAAAGCCGCCTCTTGTTGTTGAAGTAGATTGAGATATAACCTTTGAAAGCCCCCAATCGGAGATTTTAGGTATTCCATCTTTTAGAAGGATATTGTGTGGTTTTAGGTCTCTATGAATTATGCCCTTAGAGTGTACATACTTTAAACCCTCTGCGATGTTGAATATTAGGAAAGATATTTCTCTTAGGGATAATTTTTTAGTTTTCATATATTCATTTAAGTCCGCATCGCAGAGTTCCATTTCAATATAAGGGATTGGGAAAACGTTGTAATCATAAACCTTGACAATATTTGGGTGGTCTAAACTACTCCAAATCTTTAGTTCGTTTATAAACGATTTTCCTGTCTGTGGGTCTAAGGATATAGGTATTTTTATTGCTACGGGTAGGTTGTCTTTTATCCTAACTGCTTTGAAAACTCTCGCAAAGCCCCCCTGCCCAATAAGTTCAACATCTTTATAGTTCTGTGCGAGTTCATAAGGTAGTGAAGACGCTGGGTAGGGTTTAGGCGTAAATTGCTCAGGTGTTTTTGGAGTGTATTGGATATTTTCTAAGTTTATCTCTTCAATGTCAATTAGTTCAACAGTTTTTTCAGGTTTTTCTTCTGATAGTAGTATGTCATTTAACCGCCTTATGTTTTCGTTGATTAGGTTTTTTAGGTTGTTTAGTTTATTTCTAAATCTAACTATTTTTAGTTTTACAGCGTAGTCCTCAATGTCATTTAACTCTTTTAATGCGTTTTTATACACCTCTCTACTTTTAAAGTATTCTTTCTTTTTATAAAGTAGATTTGCCTTTGCTATTGTATTTTTCTCTAAGTTGTTTATTTTTAGTTCTATAATCCTATCTGCTATTAATCTTTGCAACTCTCTCAGATTATCCTTATAATGTTTTATTTCCTTTTCAATTTTATATGATTCGTTTAGTAGGTTCTCTAACCTTGTTATGTTATTGTTGTTCTTTTCATACTCCTCTTTTAGGTATTTTATTTTTAAAGAGTCAGTGTTTCTTTCTGTTTTGTCTATTAGGGTGTTTATGTGTTTTATTAGTTCGGAGTGTTTTAGTTCTTCTGCTTTTTTATGCAGTTCTTTTAGTTCTTGAAGGTTGTTTTCTAAGTTTTTATAGCCATCTTTGGGATTTTTTAAGTTTAAGTTGGTTTTTATATTATTTTGGATAATGTAAAACTCTGAGTTTAAAATAAGTTTTTTTAAGGTTGTTATGTTATTAACTGCTTTATTGAATAGTTCTTTATTGTTTTTATTGAGTGATATTGATTTTACTTTTTCATATTCCTCTATTGATTTGTTAAATAATTCAATTGCTTCTGAATAGAACTTTTTGTTGTATTTTTCCTTTCCTTCTTCAGAGTATTTCTTGGCGTTGTTTAGTAGGTAGTCAACGTTCTGGCGAAGCATTGACTTCTGCCAATTTTACATATTCGTAGGCTTTTTTGATGTTATATTTGTTTAACTCTTCTTTTGCTAATTTCAAATATATCATTGCATCATATATCATTGCTTTTTCTGGGTTTGAGTATGATAGTTTTTTGTTTATTAGTTTTTCTACTTGGTTTATTAAGTTGTTTAGGGTTGTTTTGGATAGGTGTAGCAATTCCCAAATCACCCCACCAGTTTTTAAATCCAAGGCGTAGGTGTATCCATCACCACATCCCAATACAACAATATCGTCCTTTATGGATATTGCCAATACACTCCCAGCAGCCTTAAATTCCCAAATCTTATTACCAGTTCTTAAATCCAAGGCGTAGGTGTATCCTCCCAAACATCCCAATACAACAATATCGTCTTTTATGGATATTCCCCTTACATCCTCATCAGCCTTAAATTCCCAAATCTTCTTACCAGTTTTTAAATTCAAAGCGTAGATATTTTTTATCTCCTTCTTCAAAAGCTCACCACATCCCAATACAACAATATCGTCTTTTATGGATATTTCCTCTACACTCTCAGCAGCCTTAAATTCCCAAATCTCCTTACCAGTTTTTAAATCCAAGGCATAGGTGTATCCTTTATAACATCCCAATATAACAATATTGTCTTTTATGGATATTTCCCATACACTATCAGCGGCTCTAAATTCCCAAATCTTTCTACCAGTTTCTAAATTCAAGGCATAGGTGTATCTCCACTTACATCCCAATACAACAATATCGTCTTTTATAGATATTTCTTTTACACTCTCAGCAGCCTCAAATTCCCAAATCACCCAACCAGTTTTTAAATCCAAGGCGCAGATATTTTTTATATCCAAAAAGCCACATCCCAATACAACAATATCGTCTTTTATGGATATTGCCAATACATCCTTAAATTCCCAAATCACCCCACCAGTTTTTAAATCCAAGGCGTAGGTGTATCCCCAATTACATCTCAATACAACAATATCGTCTTTTATGAATATTTCTTCTACATCATTGGCAGCCTTAAACCCCCATAACACTCCCAAACGCTCTGATTTAAAAATATCAGACATTATAAATTCAATTATATCCATTGCTAATTTATATTCCCCCTTATTATTCAACTCTTTTATCATTTCTTTTAGTTTATTGAGATAATGCTCTAACAAGTCATCACGTTTGTTAAAAATATCTTTGTTTTTATGATACACATCTTTATAAGTTGTAATGTTCATATTGTCAATATTGTTGATAAGTTTGATTTCAATAAGTTTTTTGTTAATTTTCTCAACATATTCTTTAACTTCTTTATCATTCGGGTTTAATTTTAGAACCTCATTAAACTTACTTAACGCATCTGAATATTTACATTCATTGGACAATCTTTTTCCTTCGTTTTTAAGTGTATTAATCCTATTAATTCTGTCAACATATTCCTTAGCCTCTACATCATTTAAGTTTAATTTTAAAACATCTTTAAATCTACTTAACGCATCTGAATATTTACATTTATTGAATAATCCCCTACCTTCGTTTTTAAGGGAGTTAATTGTATTAATTCTCTCAACATATTCCATAATTTCTTTATCATTCGGGTTTAATTTTAGAACCTCATTAAACTTACTTAATGCATCTGAATATTTACATTCACCAAATAACTTTATACCTTCGTTTTTAAGAGAAGTGATTTTCTCAATTCTCTCAACATATTTCTTAGCTCCTTTATCATTCGGGTTTAATTTTAAAATCCTATTAAACTTATCCAACGCTTCTGAATATTTACATTCATTGAATAATTTTTTTCCTGCTTTTTTTAAAAACACAATTTTTTCAATCTTTTCAATCCCATTTTTAGCATCAACATTATTTGGATTAATATTTAGTGCTTCTTTATATTTCTCCAAAGCATTTATATACTCGCACTTACTAAATAGTTCATCGCCTTCACTAACTAACTTTTTATCCACTCCAGATAATTTTTTAATGAATTTGAAAACCATCATTTCTCCCCTTAAATTTTATTTTAAAAAATAAAAAATTATTTTCTCCCCCCTTAATCTCTTAAATAATTGTTCATCTCCCCCTAACCTGCCTCTATACTTTTACCCAACCCCTCAACAGTTTGGTCAAACCCCCTGACCCATTAAATTATATTCTTTTAATTTTAACTCTAAGGGTTTATAATGGTTATGCTCATCCGCAAACATCATTACTTATAGCAAACAAGTTTTACCATTGATAATTTTTATATGCTGCCTGCAAAACCACAATAACAGCACACTATTTATATGGGTAATCCCAAATGAACATGAGCGTTTAATCTAATGCACATCACAATGCCTTTTTTCCAAGATATAACTCTCCAATCTCTTTGTGGTTTAGGATATCTGAAGCTTTCCCCTCATAAACAACAACACCACCTGCAAAAACATATCCCCTATCTGAAATCTCGAGTGCTTTTTTTGCATTTTGCTCAACCAGCAATATTCCAACACCCATATCTGTAATTTCCCTGATTTTTTTCAAAACTGTGGATACCATCTTTGGAGATAAACCAGCAGTAGGTTCATCCAACAACAGGAGTTTTGGTTTTGCCATTAACGCTCTCGCCATTGCAAGCATCTGCCTCTCTCCACCACTCAAAGAACCTGCAAGAACATCCTTTTTTTCCCTCAAAACTTCAAAGAAATCATAAACTTCCTCCATACGCTCTTTGAGTTGTGATTTTGGGAGTATATAACCACCCATCTCCAAATTCTCCTCAACTGTTAAGTTTGGAAAAACATTGTCCAACTGTGGAACATAGCCAATGCCTTCTCTTGCTATTAAGTCAGGCCTCATATTTGTGATGTTTTTGTTGTTGAATATTATCTCCCCATCCATGATAGTTGTTAATCCAAATATCGACTTTAAAAATGTTGATTTTCCACAGCCGTTGGGACCTATAATAGTGACAATTTCTTCTTCATTAACATGTAAAGAAATTCCATGCACAATCTCCAATTTCCCATAACCTGCATGTAATTTATTGACTTTTAGCATGGTATCACCAAGAAACTTTAAGAAAGTTTTGCCAAAAAAGTATCTTAAATGGCTTGTAAATTAAAATGATATTTTATTAAGATGCTTTATTCTCCAAGATATGCCTCCAAAACTTTTGGATTATTTAAAACATCATCTGGCTTCCCTTTTGCAATTATTTCCCCACGGTGCATAACAAAAACATAATCACTATAGTCCATAATGACATCCATGTTGTGCTCTATAATAAGAAACGTTATTCCTTTATCGTCCTTTATTTTTTGAATTGCCTCAAATATCTTCCTTGCAAGTGTTGGATTAACCCCTGCAACAGGTTCATCAAGCAATAGTATCTGAGGTTCTGCCATCAATGCCCTTCCAAGTTCCAACAACTTCATCTGTCCTCCAGATAAGTTTCCAGCACATTCATCCCTTAAATGCCAAAGGTGTAAAAATTCTAGCCACTCTTTTGCTTTCTTTATGTATTCCATATCTTGATTAATAACGTCTTTTGATTTAAAATACACATTCGTTATTTTTTTCTCCAAGCTGGTTCTTTGGAGCTACAAGCATATTTTCCAATACTGTCATTTTTTTATAAATCCTTGCAGTTTGGAATGTCCTTATAAGTCCCTTCTGAGCAATTATATGGGGTTTTCTTTTTGTTATATCTTCACCTTTAAAGTAAACTTTACCTTTATCTGGCTCTATAAAACCAGAGATAACATTAAATAATGTGGATTTACCACTACCATTTGGTCCTATAAGTGCAGTTATTGTTTTTTCTTCCACGTCCAAATTTACGCCATTTAAAGCGTGAATTCCTCCAAAAGATTTATGTATATTTTCTACCTTCAATATTGCCATAAAACCACCAACAACATTAAAATTATACAAAATATAAAAATAATAATTGCAATAATGATATTTAAATTATTTTGTAGGATGGAAACCATGATTAGGATCAGAAAATTTAAGTTGGAAGATTTAGATAGGATTGAAGAGATAGAAAAACAATCATTTAAAAAAACTTATCCACGTTTTTTGTTAACACATTTATACACAAACTTCCCAGATGGATTTATCATTGCTGAAATTAATAATAAAATTGTTGGTTACGCCATAGGCACAATTGAATGGGGAAATGGGCACATTGTTTCAATTGCAGTAGATAGGGAATTTAGAAACAGAGGAATAGGGACAGCATTAATTGAACATTTGGAAAGATACTTTTTTGAAAGATGCAATGTCAAATACATCGTTTTGGAAGTTAGGGTTAGCAATAAAACAGCGAGGATGTTTTATTATAAAAGAGGTTATGTTGATAAAAGATTTCTCCCAAACTACTATGATGATGGAGAAGACGCAATTTTAATGATAAAGAAAAGAAAAAATTTGGAAACAAACTACCCGATAATCGTAAGTATGTGGTGAAAAAATGATAGTAATTCCAGCAGTGGATATAAAAGACCAAAAATGTGTCCAGCTTATACAGGGAGACCCAAGTAAAAAACATGTTGAGTTAGATAATCCTGTAGAAGTTGCAAAAAGATGGGAAGAAGAAGGAGCAAAGATGCTACATTTGGTAGATTTAGATGGGGCCTTTGAAGGTAGAAGAAAAAACAAAGAAATTCTAAAAAAAATTATAGATGAGGTAAATATTCCAGTGGAAATTGGTGGAGGGATTAGAACTATTGAGGATGCAATGGAATTGATAGATATTGGTGCTGAGAGGATAATCATTGGAACTGTTGCTGTTCAGAACCCAAACTTTGTTGAGGAACTTTCAAAAAAAGTGGATAGCAAGAGGATTATGGTAGCATTGGATGCTAAAGATGGATATGTTGTTATAAAGGGATGGAAGGAAAAAACAAAATACACTCCAGTAGAGATGGGAAAAATTTTGCAAGAGAAAGGTGCTGGAAGTATTTTATTTACAAATGTGAATGTTGAGGGGCTTTTGAAGGGAATTGATGTAAATCCAATAAAAGAATTGGTAGACTCCTTAGATATTCCAATTGTTGCTTCTGGTGGAGTTTCATCTATTGATGATTTAATGAAATTGAAAGAATGTGGGGTTGAAGGAGTAGTGGTTGGCTCTGCATTGTATAAAGGGTTGATAGATTTAAAAGAGGCTATAAAGGTTGTTGAGGGTAGATAATCATTTTTATTTTATTTTTAAATATTTAACTTTATTATTGTCCTTTCGAAAATCCTAAATAAGATATGGCAATAAAAAATAGGACTTAACAAACATATCTTTGTGGTGGTTGTATGGATGAGGATAATTTTAACTCCAAGAAAAATAAGATAATATCCGTTGGGCATATAGCATTAGATTACATATTTAATGTTGAAAAGTTCCCAGAGCCAAACACGTCCATCCAAATCCCATCTGCAAGAAAATACTATGGTGGAGCAGCGTGTAACGTTGCCGTTGGTGTAGCAAAACTTGGGTTACTTTCTGGTATTGTATCATGTGTTGGCTATGATTTCAAAAATTCTGGATATGAGAGATACTTAAAGAACCTTGGTGTTGATATATCCCACATCTACCACTCAGAGGAGGAAGAAACCCCAAAAGCATGGATATTTACTGACAAAGATAACAACCAAATAACATTTTTCCTGTGGGGAGCGGCAAAACATTATAAAGAACTAAATCCGCCTTTATTTGAAGCAGAAATTGTCCATTTAGCCACTGGAGATCCTGAATTTAATGCGAAATGTGCTGAAAAAGCAAAGAAAAACAATATATTGGTGTCTTTTGATCCTGGACAAGATTTGCCATTATATGATAAAGACACTATGGAAAGGATCATCAAAAACTCCAATTTTTTATTTATGAATAAGCATGAGTTTGAGAGAACTTTAAAGTTGCTAAATACTGATTTGGAAAGTTTGAGAAATAGGGTTGATGTTTTGGTTGTAACTTATGGTAAGGATGGGAGTGTAATATATACAAAAGATGAGGAGATAAAGATTCCAAGTATTAAAGCAGAGAAAGTTGTTGACCCAACAGGCGCTGGAGATAGTTACAGAGTAGGATTTTTAGCAGGTTATGTTAAAGGATATGACTTAGAGCAGTGTGGATTAATTGGTTCTTGTGTGGCATCCTTTGTTATTGAGAAGAAGGGTTGTCAGACGAACTTACCTTCATGGAATGATGTCATTGAACGATTAAAAAAAGAAGGATATGTATTAGAGTAGAATTAAAAATAAATTTTTTGTTATTATTTGTTATAATCAGCCAATTATTGCAATCTAAAAAATTGTGATTTCTAAAAATTTTATTGTTATATTGTTTTATATTATTCATTTATAATTTGGGTATTGGTAAATTTATGAATAAAGTTCTCTGTTGTGGAACTATAGTTGTTCGCGAAATTATACGGCAAAACTTTGTTTTGCCATTTATTTTTTAAAATGACAATAAATCAACCACAAAATTCCAAATAGGGGTTAAATTAATCTTAAATTTCATTGACGCTTTCGATCAATTTTATAACGCGAACAACTATAATTGCCATAATCTTTGCTATAATCTTAAGTACTCTAAATATTTTAAGTAATATAATTTAAAATCTAAACTTAATAACTTACTTTTTGATAATTTAAATAACGCAGTAATATGGAGGAGTAACTATGAGTGACATAGTTCAGAGGATTAATCAGTTAAAGGAAGAGAAGAATGCTGTTATCTTAGCTCATAACTACCAACGAGAGGAAATTCAGAGGATTGCGGATTTTGTTGGGGATTCTTTGGAGCTTTGTATAAAGGCGAAGGAGACGGATGCTGATATTATTGTCTTTTGTGGAGTAGATTTTATGGCGGAAACTGCTAAAATTTTGAATAGTGACAAAAAAGTCCTCATACCAGAAATAAAAGATATCGAGTGTCCTATGGCTCATCAGTTGCCGGCTGAGGTTGTAAGGAGGGCGAAGGAGGAGCATCCTGATGCGATGGTTGTTGTTTATGTTAATACGCTTGCTGAGACAAAGGCTCTTGCGGATGCAACATGTACTTCAGCGAATGCGGATAGGGTAGTTAACTCTCTCGATTGTGATAAAGTTTTATTCGGTCCGGATAGAAATCTCGCATACTTTGTCTCAAAAAGAACTAACAAAGAGATTATTCCAATTCCTGAGGATGGGCATTGTTATGTGCATAAGAAGTTCACTGTCGAGGATGTTAAGAGGGTTAGGAGAGAGTATCCGAATGCGGAACTTCTTGTGCATCCTGAGTGTGATCCAGAAGTTCAGGATTTGGCAGATTATGTTCTTAGCACTGGTGGAATGATAAGGCATGTTTTGAATTCTGATAAGAAGGAGTTTATTATCGGTACTGAGTGTGAGTTGATTACGAGGATAAAACTCGAACTCGAAAAAACTGGAGAAGAGAAGGTATTAATTCCATTAAGGAAGGATGCTATTTGTGATCCAATGAAGAGAATAACGTTAGAAAAAGTTGAGAGATGCTTAAGAGAGGAAAAATACGAGATAACACTCGATGAGGAAATAATCAAAAAAGCAAGAATTGCAATAGAGAGGATGTTAAGTGTAAAAATTTAACTTTACTGTATAAGAATAAGTGAGAGCATGGAGGAAATTATAAAGGAAATAAGGTTAAAGGCATCAATGAAAGCATTGGAACGATTAAAAGAAGAAAATTTGATAGATTTAGATGCATATAACAATTTGATGAATTTGTTGGATAGGAGAATCAAAGGTAAAAAATACTTTTATAAATTTGATGTAGAGCACAAACCTACAGCCGTTGTGGCATTTAGTGGTGGAGTCGATAGCTCTACTTCAGCATTGATCTCAAAGAATATTTTTGACGTTGTTGGAGTTACCGTATATTCAAACCATATTATGCATGAGGAAGTTAAAAACCACGTAAAAAATCTTTCAAAAAAATTGGGCATAAAGCATGAATTTATAGACATTGATATGGACAAAATTGCCAAAGATATTGAAAAAGGTAAATATCATCCATGTGGAAGATGCCATAAAGCAGTTGAAGAGGCAGTTATAAATTATGCAAAAAATAATGGTATTAAATTTGTGGTTTTTGGGGATTTGTTGTCTGTTGGGTATTTGTCAATTATTCCAATGGATGATGGATTAATAAGGATAAATATGCCTGCCTTCTTATCATTAACAAAAAATGAAAACAGAGAAATTTTAAGGCAAAATAATATAGAGATAAATCTTCCATATGGTTGCCCATTGGTAAAAAAAGCGCATGAGCATAAACACATGAGAAAATTTACAATCCAAAGAATTTTAAGGGAGGTTAGGGCACAAGTTGTAGACAAAGATGAAGGATTAAAAAACATTTTGGATATGCTTAATTTATGATTTTTTGACTTTTTTACAATTTAAAAATTAATTTATCATGTAATAGTATAAATTTTATCGTTTATTTGTGTTTTAAACGTGGATCTAATTCATAAGCTTTCTCAAAGCATTTCCTCGCTTCTTGATATTTACCTATAGCTTTGAGTGCTAAACCTTTATTATACCATGCAACAGCAAAGTTGGGGTCTATTTCTAATGCCTTATCATAACATTTTATAGCCTCTGAATATCTACCTAACTCATAAAGAGCTAATCCCTTGTTGTTCCATGCTTCAACAAAATCTGGCTCTATTTCCAATGCCTTATCGTAGCATTCTATTGCTT
The sequence above is a segment of the Methanotorris igneus Kol 5 genome. Coding sequences within it:
- a CDS encoding 7-cyano-7-deazaguanine synthase translates to MEEIIKEIRLKASMKALERLKEENLIDLDAYNNLMNLLDRRIKGKKYFYKFDVEHKPTAVVAFSGGVDSSTSALISKNIFDVVGVTVYSNHIMHEEVKNHVKNLSKKLGIKHEFIDIDMDKIAKDIEKGKYHPCGRCHKAVEEAVINYAKNNGIKFVVFGDLLSVGYLSIIPMDDGLIRINMPAFLSLTKNENREILRQNNIEINLPYGCPLVKKAHEHKHMRKFTIQRILREVRAQVVDKDEGLKNILDMLNL
- a CDS encoding tetratricopeptide repeat protein: MRITKTALVLGVISIFVSMSMCLNFGYDPKAVEWYNKGWDLQDSGKYLEAIECYDKALEIEPDFVEAWNNKGLALYELGRYSEAIKCYDKALEIDPNFAVAWYNKGLALKAIGKYQEARKCFEKAYELDPRLKHK